ACCCTGGCCGTAGGTTTCGGCGCGGCGTATCGCATCGATCAATTGGGGCGCAACGCCCAAGCTGCCCAGCACTTCGCGGCTGATGATCCAGTTTTCCATGAACTTGCTGGGGAACTCGACAAAATCCCTGGCGACTGCAGTCCCGGAAAGGCTCGGATAGGTAACGTCCGACAGCAAGCCGTGGAGGGCATGACCGAACTCATGAAACAGGGTCCTCGCTTCGTCGAGCGACAGCCGCGTGGCCGCGGTATCGGGGGGCGGCGCCGAGGCGAAGTTCGCGACCAGATAGGCGATCGGCAAGATGGGGCCATCGAGCTTTTCCTGGACGCGAAGACTGCCCATCCAAGCGCCACCATGCTTCTCTGGCCGCGCGAGATAGTCGGTCAGCAGTAGGCCAACAGTCGAACCGTCTTCGCGCAACACCTCCCAGACCCAGGCATCGGGGTGATAGGTCGCGATGTCCTCGCGGCGCGCAAAGTGCAGGCCGTAGAGCCGGCCCGCAACCTCGAAGGCAGCGGACCTCACGCGATCGAGCCGAAGGTGCTGCTGGATCGCGGCACCATCGAGGGCAAACCGGTCGCGGCGAACACGTTCGGCGTAGAAGCGCCAGTCCCAGGGAGCGAGCGCGAACGTCTCCTCATCAGCTTCGATAAAGCGCTGGAGTTCGGCTGCTTCCTCTGCCGCCCGCACCTTGGCGGGTTCCCAGAGCTGCATGAGAAGCGCCAGCGCCGCGTCCGGCGTCTTCGCCATGCTGTCATCGAGTTGATAGGCAGCATAGTCGGGGTAGCCGAGCAGTTGGGCGCGCTCATGTCGCAGAGCCAGCGTTTCCGCAATGCCCGGCCAATTGTCGTATCCACCGCCATCGCAGCGGCTCGTGAACGCCCGCCACAACCGTTCACGCAGATCGCGGCGCGCCGAAAATGCCAGGAAACCTTCGTAGTCGGTGCGATCGAGCGTAAAATAATATTGCCCGGCCTCGCCCGCGGCCAGGGCCCGGGCAGCGGCCGCATCACGCAAAGATTGGGGAAGACCGGCAAGGTCCTCCTCCCCAAGCGAGAGTGTCCAAGCGTTGGTTGCTGCCAGCACATTCTGTCCGAACATGACGGACAGCTCCGCGAGGCGTGCGTCGATGTCAGCGAAGCGCGCTTTTGCACCTTCGGCCAAGGCCGCACCGCCGCGAACAAAACTCGCATAGGTGTTTTCTACCAGTCGCTTTTGCTCGGCAGTCAGGCCCGCCGAACCGCGGTCTGCATAGACAGCTGCAATGCGCGAAAATAGCGCCGCGTCGT
The window above is part of the Novosphingobium sp. G106 genome. Proteins encoded here:
- a CDS encoding M3 family metallopeptidase, whose amino-acid sequence is MNETANPLLAAWDGPLGSPPFDAILPEDFISACKQAIASHDEELAAIVTCTAPANFDDVIAALERSGATLARIRRLFWTLASAQATPAIRAIEGEMSALLSSHGTAISHDAALFSRIAAVYADRGSAGLTAEQKRLVENTYASFVRGGAALAEGAKARFADIDARLAELSVMFGQNVLAATNAWTLSLGEEDLAGLPQSLRDAAAARALAAGEAGQYYFTLDRTDYEGFLAFSARRDLRERLWRAFTSRCDGGGYDNWPGIAETLALRHERAQLLGYPDYAAYQLDDSMAKTPDAALALLMQLWEPAKVRAAEEAAELQRFIEADEETFALAPWDWRFYAERVRRDRFALDGAAIQQHLRLDRVRSAAFEVAGRLYGLHFARREDIATYHPDAWVWEVLREDGSTVGLLLTDYLARPEKHGGAWMGSLRVQEKLDGPILPIAYLVANFASAPPPDTAATRLSLDEARTLFHEFGHALHGLLSDVTYPSLSGTAVARDFVEFPSKFMENWIISREVLGSLGVAPQLIDAIRRAETYGQGFATLELVSCALIDLALHSDSARGADPEQFVEAELERLSMPGVIGLRHRLPYFTHVFDGGYASAYYSYLWSEVLDADAFAAFVEAGDLFDPATASRFKAEVLAQGDKRDPMESFVAFRGRRPDGGPLMQARGLANV